The Listeria sp. PSOL-1 genome includes a region encoding these proteins:
- a CDS encoding lipopolysaccharide assembly protein LapB, translated as MKKEVTKIVHFLPSGQFYFQRGLTFFREENLKEAIRFLKRANELEPREPVIMCQLAICYTEIRRFYESNQLLRRILEEISPEMTECYYFIANNFAYMKDYRRALQYVRRYLELNPNGEYKEEADDLAHILLEETPIAGMLESRFSHYEQEFYEYKKEINQYLAEEDSSSACQFLEKVLNERPNFWPAYNQLAALYFEQLLEEKGLKILADLLERNPGNLLGLADMYHYYYFKNQQEKAHFFYHQLKNILPVLAYHKERLAIIHAMAGEYKQAWRLFQTVDDLEITDRARYCYYYAKSAFHLDFLEESKAMWQQFLDCDIYEHSDFPWHEKVNFADDIIEVLTLLDAEDEVYRFIGVYALSISATRAEIVLFHPLFDMSKWSYLEHLIFTKLDYLPDTLEQNGAELLKVWHFYEEQGLSLSSEYLSFYHKMASHLFKMESKWPEEKTAELAAFFLVHCLNWEEDEAAAFCHIDVEAICYI; from the coding sequence GTGAAAAAAGAAGTAACGAAGATCGTTCATTTTCTCCCGAGCGGTCAATTTTATTTTCAAAGAGGTTTAACTTTTTTCAGAGAAGAAAATCTCAAAGAAGCGATTCGCTTTTTAAAGCGAGCGAACGAACTTGAGCCTCGTGAACCAGTTATTATGTGTCAACTGGCGATCTGTTACACTGAGATTAGGCGATTTTATGAATCGAATCAGCTGCTTAGGCGAATTTTAGAAGAAATTAGTCCAGAGATGACGGAATGCTATTATTTTATTGCTAATAATTTTGCTTATATGAAAGATTATCGGCGAGCGTTGCAATATGTTCGACGTTATTTGGAGCTAAATCCAAATGGCGAATATAAAGAAGAAGCGGATGATCTTGCACATATTTTACTTGAAGAAACGCCGATTGCTGGTATGCTTGAAAGTCGTTTTAGTCATTATGAGCAAGAATTTTACGAATATAAAAAAGAAATTAATCAGTATTTGGCTGAAGAAGACAGTTCTTCGGCTTGCCAATTTTTAGAAAAAGTGTTGAATGAGCGACCTAATTTTTGGCCAGCGTATAATCAACTTGCTGCGCTTTATTTTGAGCAGTTATTGGAAGAAAAAGGGCTTAAGATATTGGCTGATTTATTAGAGCGTAACCCTGGGAACTTGCTTGGGTTAGCAGATATGTATCATTATTACTACTTTAAAAATCAACAGGAAAAGGCGCATTTTTTCTATCATCAATTAAAAAATATTCTTCCTGTTTTGGCTTATCATAAGGAGCGACTGGCAATTATTCATGCAATGGCTGGTGAATATAAACAAGCTTGGAGGTTGTTTCAAACAGTTGACGATTTAGAGATAACAGATCGTGCTAGGTATTGTTATTATTATGCTAAGTCGGCTTTTCATCTTGATTTTTTAGAAGAATCTAAGGCGATGTGGCAGCAATTTCTAGATTGTGATATCTATGAACACAGCGATTTTCCTTGGCATGAAAAAGTGAATTTTGCTGATGATATTATTGAAGTATTAACGCTGCTTGATGCAGAAGACGAAGTGTATCGCTTCATTGGGGTGTATGCTTTATCGATTTCGGCTACTCGGGCGGAAATTGTATTGTTTCATCCGCTTTTTGATATGAGTAAATGGAGTTATTTAGAACATCTTATATTTACTAAACTGGATTATTTACCAGATACATTAGAACAAAATGGTGCTGAATTGTTGAAGGTTTGGCATTTTTACGAGGAGCAAGGCTTATCACTTTCAAGCGAGTATCTTTCTTTTTACCATAAAATGGCTTCGCACCTATTCAAAATGGAAAGTAAGTGGCCCGAGGAGAAGACAGCAGAACTGGCAGCTTTCTTCTTAGTGCA
- a CDS encoding DapH/DapD/GlmU-related protein translates to MRDVKSFPAKNNNENPLFHLYQSVSFWRVLKNTIIIECCRFFPWIAGKRKLYRKLLGMEIGAKTAFAYKATPDLLFPEKITIGSNTIIGYNTTILTHEYLIKEYRVGEVIIGDNVLIGANVTILPGIIIGDNATIGAGTVVSKNIPPGAFVTSNPMQMK, encoded by the coding sequence ATGCGGGATGTGAAAAGTTTTCCTGCAAAAAATAACAATGAAAACCCGTTATTTCATCTTTATCAATCCGTTTCTTTCTGGCGGGTATTGAAAAATACAATAATTATTGAATGTTGTCGTTTTTTTCCATGGATTGCGGGTAAAAGGAAACTATACCGTAAACTGTTAGGCATGGAAATCGGTGCGAAAACGGCCTTTGCTTATAAGGCGACGCCCGATTTGCTTTTTCCTGAAAAGATTACAATTGGCTCAAATACAATTATTGGCTACAATACTACGATTTTGACACATGAGTATTTAATCAAGGAATATCGTGTTGGTGAGGTTATTATTGGAGATAATGTCTTAATTGGTGCAAATGTAACAATTTTACCCGGCATTATAATTGGTGATAACGCTACAATTGGAGCAGGAACAGTCGTGTCAAAAAATATTCCACCGGGTGCTTTTGTTACAAGTAATCCTATGCAAATGAAATGA
- the ppaX gene encoding pyrophosphatase PpaX codes for MTKRLTTLLFDLDGTLINTNELIIASFTETLSLFFPNQVFTREDILPFIGPPLSETFQQFLPDRVDEMTAVYREHNIANHDALVLEYDGVYEAVRALYEENYKLAIVSTKRYDVIMRGLKLTGLDKFFQVVIGLDQVNQAKPDPEGIKMALSLLNATADEAIMVGDNYHDILAGKNAGTLTAGVSWTIKGVQHLQNYHPDYMLATMGDLLKIVRSEEQ; via the coding sequence ATGACAAAACGATTGACAACGTTATTATTTGATTTAGATGGAACATTAATTAACACAAATGAACTAATTATTGCTAGTTTTACAGAAACGTTAAGTCTTTTTTTCCCAAATCAGGTGTTTACGCGTGAAGATATTTTGCCGTTTATTGGTCCGCCACTTAGTGAGACATTTCAACAATTTTTACCAGATCGGGTTGATGAAATGACAGCTGTTTATCGAGAGCACAATATCGCCAACCATGATGCTTTAGTTCTTGAATATGATGGAGTATATGAAGCTGTGCGGGCACTTTACGAAGAAAATTACAAACTAGCTATCGTCTCAACGAAGCGATATGATGTGATCATGCGCGGATTAAAATTAACCGGTTTAGATAAATTTTTTCAAGTTGTGATTGGGCTTGATCAAGTAAATCAAGCAAAACCTGATCCAGAAGGAATAAAGATGGCGTTATCGCTCTTAAACGCTACAGCGGATGAGGCTATTATGGTGGGCGATAATTATCATGATATTTTAGCAGGAAAAAATGCGGGGACGCTCACAGCAGGAGTTTCTTGGACAATTAAGGGTGTTCAGCATTTACAAAATTATCATCCTGATTATATGTTAGCAACAATGGGCGATTTACTTAAAATTGTAAGAAGTGAGGAGCAGTAA
- the lgt gene encoding prolipoprotein diacylglyceryl transferase, translating into MFNAIKPLNPIALKLGGISIHWYGIIIATAVVIALLLALREATKRGLNKELYVDLLIWAIPISIICARIYYVVFEWSYYKDNPSEIIKIWHGGIAIYGALIGAVITAIVFAWKRKISFWQLADIAAPSLIIAQAIGRWGNFMNQEAHGVETTRQFLESLHLPHFIINQMYIDGAYYQPTFLYESLWNVLGFIVLLILRRTKIKRGELFLSYLIWYSFGRFFVEGMRTDSLMWGAFRVSQVLAVVLIFVAIALIVYRRVKTNPPYYLDNKFGKK; encoded by the coding sequence ATGTTTAATGCTATTAAGCCGCTCAATCCAATAGCTCTCAAACTAGGTGGTATTTCTATTCACTGGTATGGGATTATCATTGCGACAGCTGTAGTGATTGCGTTATTACTTGCGCTTAGAGAAGCGACGAAACGTGGCCTTAACAAGGAATTATATGTGGATTTACTAATCTGGGCAATTCCAATTTCTATTATTTGTGCGCGGATTTATTATGTTGTTTTCGAATGGAGTTATTATAAAGATAATCCAAGTGAAATCATTAAAATATGGCACGGCGGGATTGCTATTTATGGTGCCTTAATTGGAGCGGTTATAACAGCGATTGTCTTTGCTTGGAAAAGGAAGATCTCTTTTTGGCAGCTTGCAGATATAGCTGCGCCTAGTTTGATTATTGCTCAGGCTATTGGACGCTGGGGGAATTTTATGAATCAAGAAGCACATGGTGTGGAAACCACTCGTCAGTTTCTTGAAAGTCTCCATTTGCCTCATTTTATTATTAATCAAATGTACATTGATGGGGCATATTATCAGCCGACTTTTTTATATGAAAGCTTATGGAATGTGCTTGGTTTTATTGTGTTGCTCATTCTTCGTCGGACAAAAATCAAACGCGGAGAATTGTTCTTAAGTTATCTTATTTGGTATTCATTTGGACGCTTTTTTGTGGAAGGGATGCGAACAGATAGCTTGATGTGGGGTGCATTTCGCGTTTCTCAAGTTTTAGCAGTTGTACTCATTTTTGTTGCCATTGCGCTAATCGTTTATCGCCGTGTGAAGACGAATCCGCCATATTATTTAGATAACAAGTTTGGTAAAAAATAA
- the hprK gene encoding HPr(Ser) kinase/phosphatase: MSKSVSVKELKERLQLELVCAEEGLERPILTSDLSRPGLELTGFFSYYPEDRVQLFGMTEISFSEGMEPKERLKRYRQMCTSRTPAFVVSRNLETPKELIQAASEVSIPVLRSRLKTTRLSVYITNFLESKLAPVISMHGVLVDIYGLGVLITGNSGVGKSETALELVKRGHRLVADDNVEIRQEDELSLIGSSPAIIEHLLEIRGLGIINVMTLFGAGAVRSSKKITLVVHLENWDSEKHYDRVGLDEEKTRIFDMDVPKITIPVRPGRNLSVIIEVAAMNFRLKNMGYNAAEQFTQDLNKLINHNRSIND; this comes from the coding sequence ATGTCGAAATCAGTTTCTGTAAAAGAACTAAAGGAACGATTACAATTAGAATTAGTTTGTGCTGAAGAAGGGCTGGAACGGCCGATTTTAACAAGTGACCTGTCACGTCCAGGGCTTGAATTAACTGGCTTTTTTTCCTATTATCCTGAAGATCGTGTCCAGCTTTTTGGAATGACTGAAATCTCTTTTTCAGAAGGAATGGAACCGAAAGAAAGGCTAAAGCGTTACCGGCAAATGTGTACAAGTAGAACGCCGGCTTTCGTTGTATCACGTAATCTAGAAACGCCTAAAGAACTTATTCAAGCCGCTTCGGAAGTCAGTATACCTGTCCTTCGTTCGCGCCTTAAAACAACAAGGCTTTCCGTTTACATAACCAATTTTTTAGAAAGCAAGCTTGCACCAGTAATTTCAATGCATGGTGTCCTTGTTGATATTTATGGGTTAGGTGTTTTGATTACTGGAAATAGCGGCGTTGGGAAAAGTGAGACAGCATTAGAACTTGTAAAACGTGGGCATCGACTTGTTGCAGATGATAATGTCGAAATTCGTCAAGAAGATGAATTGTCATTAATTGGTTCTTCACCTGCGATTATTGAACATTTACTAGAGATACGCGGTCTAGGTATTATCAATGTGATGACATTGTTTGGAGCCGGAGCAGTGCGTTCAAGTAAAAAAATTACACTCGTTGTTCATTTGGAAAATTGGGATTCTGAAAAGCATTATGATCGTGTCGGTCTAGATGAAGAAAAAACACGTATTTTTGACATGGATGTCCCTAAAATTACAATTCCTGTTCGGCCAGGACGAAATTTATCAGTCATCATTGAGGTTGCGGCGATGAACTTTCGTCTTAAGAACATGGGGTACAATGCGGCTGAACAATTTACGCAAGATCTAAACAAATTAATTAATCATAATCGAAGTATTAACGATTAA
- a CDS encoding phage holin family protein: MRWLAGVIINAVLFVALSGFFSSFHVAGFGTAVLASFILAILNMLVRPVLFILTLPINIFTLGLFTFVINALMLKLTTYFMGSSFVIDGFGTALILAAIMAFANLIINSVLWEKKN; encoded by the coding sequence ATGCGCTGGTTAGCCGGAGTTATTATTAATGCTGTTTTATTTGTTGCATTATCAGGTTTCTTTTCAAGCTTTCATGTTGCCGGTTTTGGAACAGCTGTTTTAGCAAGCTTTATTTTAGCCATTTTAAACATGCTTGTGCGTCCAGTCCTTTTTATCTTAACCTTGCCAATTAATATTTTTACGTTGGGATTATTTACTTTTGTCATTAATGCGTTAATGCTTAAGTTGACTACTTATTTTATGGGAAGCTCATTTGTGATTGATGGTTTTGGTACGGCTTTAATTTTAGCTGCTATTATGGCATTTGCTAATCTAATTATTAATTCAGTACTCTGGGAAAAAAAGAACTAA
- a CDS encoding PspC domain-containing protein: MKKLRKSSDQKMLSGVCGGIAEYFGIDVTVVRIVWALFGLFAFTGVILYIVAMIIMPRDTSSEWE, encoded by the coding sequence ATGAAAAAATTGCGAAAATCGTCAGACCAAAAGATGCTTTCTGGTGTTTGCGGTGGTATAGCGGAATATTTTGGTATTGATGTGACTGTTGTAAGAATTGTTTGGGCGCTTTTTGGACTATTTGCCTTCACAGGTGTTATACTGTATATTGTCGCGATGATTATCATGCCTCGAGATACAAGTTCTGAATGGGAGTGA
- a CDS encoding DUF4097 family beta strand repeat-containing protein, with amino-acid sequence MGKKLKRSRVDRKIGGVFGGLSEYTGIDATLLRLIFVVVAIVTVKTGIAFIAYIIALFIIPPDDLSNEEVLEQHRRKAEEKARYASNRRRARFEQIDRMKKRHRTHVHTHVHKGKHEREPLVQEPKQWPVREFTFENTTCKEIALRIATGDVTIDTWENETLKMRVELAVHERARTVRQFSEDQLWDCFFSQTMLDINQECFTFESKKEILKTNVTLTLPNRLYEQIKIQLLNGSLKYNDLAVEDGMVKVHHGDIRSSRASGKFLSTEALDGEIYCNESNIENVDMKTARGDILLSGKFLTIVMNAEQGDIDLALENDTATSVDLKAPKGDIRIQIPSSWNVDGTMGTKREKIYFDLKNAKVWDSSAQSFVFTQNADEMSTATLQAQVNTGIIKVTELTEKPISPEEDN; translated from the coding sequence ATGGGGAAAAAGTTAAAAAGATCTCGAGTTGACCGCAAAATCGGTGGTGTTTTTGGTGGGTTATCCGAATACACGGGAATTGATGCGACCTTACTCCGTTTGATTTTTGTTGTGGTTGCTATCGTAACAGTAAAGACAGGAATTGCGTTTATCGCTTATATCATTGCTTTATTCATCATCCCTCCTGATGATCTAAGCAATGAAGAGGTTTTAGAACAGCACAGACGTAAAGCAGAAGAAAAAGCGCGCTATGCTTCTAATCGCAGAAGAGCAAGATTTGAACAAATAGATCGCATGAAAAAAAGACATCGAACACACGTTCATACGCATGTTCATAAAGGAAAACACGAAAGAGAGCCTTTAGTACAAGAACCCAAACAGTGGCCTGTACGTGAGTTCACTTTTGAAAATACAACTTGCAAAGAAATCGCATTACGTATTGCAACAGGAGACGTAACTATTGATACTTGGGAAAACGAAACATTAAAAATGCGTGTTGAATTAGCTGTGCATGAGCGTGCAAGAACAGTACGCCAGTTTAGTGAAGACCAATTGTGGGATTGCTTTTTCAGTCAAACGATGTTAGACATTAATCAAGAATGCTTTACTTTTGAATCAAAAAAAGAAATTTTGAAAACAAACGTTACCTTAACTTTGCCTAATCGTTTATATGAACAAATAAAGATTCAATTGCTTAACGGTAGTTTGAAATATAATGATTTGGCAGTAGAAGATGGGATGGTTAAAGTACATCATGGCGATATTCGTTCGTCAAGAGCAAGTGGGAAGTTTTTAAGCACCGAAGCTTTAGATGGTGAAATTTATTGTAACGAGAGCAATATTGAAAATGTTGATATGAAAACCGCACGGGGGGACATTCTGCTAAGTGGAAAATTCTTAACAATCGTTATGAATGCTGAGCAAGGAGATATTGATTTAGCACTTGAAAATGATACAGCTACTTCAGTCGATTTGAAGGCACCTAAAGGTGATATTCGTATCCAAATCCCATCAAGCTGGAACGTTGATGGAACGATGGGCACAAAACGCGAAAAAATCTATTTTGATTTGAAAAATGCAAAAGTGTGGGATAGTTCTGCTCAAAGCTTTGTCTTTACACAAAATGCGGATGAAATGAGCACCGCAACCTTACAAGCACAAGTTAATACAGGAATTATAAAAGTAACCGAATTAACAGAAAAACCAATTTCACCTGAGGAGGATAATTAA
- a CDS encoding DUF4097 family beta strand repeat-containing protein produces the protein MENERKRILELVKQGIISTDEALTLLENISKKEGETAATEHIRKADSPHKDNSEKGENHDYTHGWNTQDNPYHHGSKRESNRQHNKNEWNKQDEDTDKRNKNEEPFKNVINDFSQAGEKFGSFLNKAFNQVKDMPFPFLTSTKLERDFVYHDTTLSILEFEIANGNVEFKPSDNDDIKIHAMIKLFREYPEEEAMKIFFDRTTLRVDEETLRFESKSKQIITNLTVYLPRREYDYVSIKILNGNFHIDELTGRDLFAKTTNGNISVGTLDATLAEIESINGNVRIQNGVIRDVALKTFNGNVAVKGDFYSTTLQTKNGNVNYQLTGEEAVRIKAKTGAGNIDIVLPGEIGKDGKLHTNLGKIQLDIKEAEVLQSKKESVNKSVVFTKMPENNSASVQIEAEATTGTVKVREAK, from the coding sequence ATGGAAAATGAACGTAAACGTATTCTCGAACTTGTTAAGCAAGGTATAATTTCCACAGATGAAGCACTAACATTGCTTGAAAATATTTCAAAAAAAGAAGGGGAAACAGCAGCGACTGAACATATTCGAAAAGCAGATTCTCCCCATAAAGATAACAGCGAAAAGGGTGAAAACCACGATTACACGCATGGTTGGAACACACAAGATAACCCTTATCACCACGGCAGTAAACGCGAGTCAAACAGACAGCACAATAAGAATGAGTGGAACAAGCAAGATGAAGATACTGATAAAAGAAATAAAAATGAAGAACCATTTAAAAACGTAATCAATGATTTTTCACAGGCAGGTGAGAAATTCGGTTCATTTTTAAATAAAGCATTTAATCAAGTAAAAGACATGCCATTTCCGTTTCTAACTTCAACAAAATTAGAGCGTGATTTTGTTTATCATGATACAACCCTTTCTATTCTTGAATTTGAGATAGCAAATGGGAATGTTGAATTTAAACCGTCAGATAATGATGACATTAAAATTCATGCAATGATCAAGCTTTTCAGGGAATATCCTGAAGAAGAAGCAATGAAAATTTTCTTTGATCGTACAACTTTACGAGTAGATGAAGAAACCCTTCGATTTGAATCTAAATCGAAGCAAATCATCACTAATCTAACCGTATATTTGCCACGTCGCGAGTATGACTATGTTTCCATCAAGATCTTAAATGGCAACTTTCATATTGATGAATTAACAGGTCGTGATTTATTTGCCAAAACAACAAACGGAAATATTAGTGTTGGGACATTAGATGCGACTTTAGCTGAAATTGAGTCAATTAATGGGAATGTCCGCATTCAAAATGGTGTTATTCGTGATGTAGCTTTAAAAACATTTAATGGAAATGTTGCTGTAAAAGGTGATTTTTATTCGACAACCTTACAAACCAAAAACGGCAATGTCAATTATCAACTAACAGGGGAAGAAGCCGTACGAATTAAAGCAAAAACCGGAGCTGGCAACATCGATATTGTTCTACCGGGCGAAATTGGTAAAGATGGCAAACTTCATACGAATCTCGGTAAAATACAACTTGATATTAAAGAAGCTGAAGTACTACAATCCAAAAAAGAATCCGTCAATAAATCAGTTGTTTTTACAAAAATGCCAGAAAATAATAGTGCCTCCGTTCAGATTGAAGCAGAAGCAACTACAGGGACTGTTAAAGTACGTGAAGCAAAGTAA